One segment of Nomia melanderi isolate GNS246 chromosome 10, iyNomMela1, whole genome shotgun sequence DNA contains the following:
- the LOC116429826 gene encoding uncharacterized protein LOC116429826 produces the protein MKGTEMGEMKDIVLREIEPLLRQKLGNDVIVDNFTTKSLLPPGENYGSTILKVDVELRKGKAGKKEEIHLIGKMLPPTEFQRRIFDTPRTFAKEIFMYETIAPAYNKIELEAGLKMNEIFNFIPKFYGSRMSLQPDVAMDDDAVFLMENLKLKGYYHGDRSIGYDLEHSRIALKALARFHALGIAVKQKKPGLFEVFKMYAKQVILENDPNKDVFLLISKSIKNDPEISMYHDRCDKVLREIGVNGVWTDVPREPWSSIVHSDFWVNNVLFHRDDKGQIDDVKMIDFQMYIYSSPLRDLHLYLFTSVGIDVTDEQLVGLMDLYYDTIIEKLTQLGCNTKDYTKESFWEKMKEDAPREFVHIIFMIKVLTLDVKESGLTLNKMDSVLIDYEGSKMYTDRLRKTVNFYCKRGWVPPLNETS, from the exons ATGAAAGGCACCGAGATGGGAGAGATGAAAGATATTGTGCTCCGCGAAATAGAGCCTCTGCTGCGGCAGAAACTTGGGAACGACGTGATCGTCGATAATTTCACGACGAAATCCCTGTTGCCGCCCGGTGAGAATTACGGGAGCACGATCCTGAAGGTTGACGTTGAGCTGAGAAAAGGGAAGGCAGGTAAAAAGGAGGAGATCCACCTGATCGGGAAGATGTTGCCGCCCACGGAATTTCAACGGCGCATCTTCGACACTCCCCGAACGTTCGCCAAAGAAATTTTCATGTACGAAACTATCGCGCCGGCCTACAACAAGATAGAACTCGAAGCTGGCCTAAAGATGAACgagatattcaattttatccCGAAGTTCTACGGGTCCAGAATGTCCTTGCAACCGGACGTCGCAATGGACGACGATGCTGTTTTCCtgatggaaaatttgaaactcaAGGGATACTACCACGGTGACAGGAGTATAG GATACGATCTGGAGCATTCGAGGATAGCCTTGAAAGCTTTGGCCAGGTTTCACGCTTTAGGGATAGCCGTCAAACAGAAGAAACCCGGCCTGTTCGAGGTGTTCAAGATGTACGCGAAGCAGGTGATACTCGAGAACGACCCCAACAAGGACGTGTTCCTGCTGATATCGAAGTCGATCAAGAACGACCCCGAAATCAGCATGTATCACGACAGATGCGACAAGGTCTTGAGAGAAATCGGGGTGAACGGAGTTTGGACGGACGTCCCTCGGGAGCCTTGGTCGTCGATCGTCCATTCGGACTTCTGGGTGAACAACGTGCTGTTCCATCGTGACGACAAAGGGCAAATCGACGATGTGAAAATGATCGATTTCCAAATGTACATTTACTCCAGCCCGTTGCGCGATTTACACCTGTATCTATTTACGAGCGTCGGGATCGACGTGACGGACGAACAACTCGTAGGCCTCATGGATTTGTATTACGACACGATTATAGAGAAATTGACCCAATTAGGCTGCAACACGAAAGATTACACTAAGGAGAGTTTCTGGGAGAAAATGAAGGAGGACGCGCCTCGTGAATTCGTGCACATAATATTTATGATCAAAGTTCTCACGCTAGACGTGAAGGAGTCGGGTCTTACTCTTAACAAAATGGACTCGGTCCTAATAGATTACGAAGGTAGTAAAATGTACACCGATCGACTAcgtaaaactgtaaacttctaCTGCAAACGCGGCTGGGTACCTCCGCTGAACGAGACATCCTGA
- the Oscillin gene encoding glucosamine-6-phosphate isomerase Oscillin, translating to MRLVICDTVDYVAEWSAKYVLKRINDFQPNENKYFVLGLPTGGTPLGMYRKLIEYCNAGKLSFKYVKTFNMDEYVDLPRDHPESYHYYMYNNFFKHIDIDPLNVHILDGNAPDLVKECDDFERKIKEAGGIELFIGGIGPDGHIAFNEPGSSLSSRTRVKTLAQDTLEANARFFGNDISKVPKQALTVGVGTVMDAKEVMILITGSHKAFALYKAIEEGINHMWTVSAFQQHPRTIIICDEDATLELRVKTVKYFKALSAVHHKLIEADGDSIIRQRVQES from the exons atgcgaTTAGTAATCTGTGATACAGTAGATTATGTGGCAGAATGGTCTGCCAAATATGTTTTAAAAAGAATCAATGACTTTCaaccaaatgaaaataaatattttgttcttgGTCTTCCAACAG gTGGTACACCTTTGGGAATGTATAGGAAACTTATAGAATATTGTAACGCGGGAAAACTTTcctttaaatatgtaaaaacatTCAACATGGATGAATATGTTGATCTACCTCGAGATCATCCAGAGTCTTAccattattatatgtataataatttctttaagcATATAGATATTGATCCATTGAATGTACATATTCTTGATGGCAATGCTCCAGATCTCGTAAAAGAATGTGATGATTTTGAACGAAAAATTAAGGAGGCTGGTGGTATTGAATTGTTTATTGGTG GTATTGGTCCAGATGGTCATATAGCTTTTAACGAACCAGGATCATCTTTATCATCTCGTACAAGAGTAAAAACATTAGCACAAGATACATTAGAAGCCAATGCAAGATTCTTTGGAAATGACATTTCTAAAGTTCCTAAACAAGCGTTAACTGTTGGTGTTGGCACAGTAATGGATGCTAAAGAAGTAATGATTCTTATTACAGGATCTCATAAAGCATTTGCTCTTTATAAGGCAATAGAAGAAGGTATCAATCATATGTGGACTGTATCAGCCTTCCAACAACATCCTCGAACAATAATTATCTGTGACGAAGATGCAACATTAGAGTTACGTGTGAAAACTGTTAAATACTTTAAG GCTCTTAGCGCAGTGCATCACAAATTAATTGAAGCAGATGGGGATTCAATCATTCGCCAGAGAGTCCAAGAAAGTTAA